A window of Primulina tabacum isolate GXHZ01 chromosome 4, ASM2559414v2, whole genome shotgun sequence contains these coding sequences:
- the LOC142541471 gene encoding cysteine proteinase inhibitor 5-like, producing MALKSRSLILAILPILVASISYEVSAALGGGRIGRWQQIKNPQDPRVLEIAKFAVEEHNKQDGAELKFVKVIKGGTQVVSGTNYRLVISAKDIGASALKNYEAVVWVKPWQKFRQLTSFVEIK from the coding sequence ATGGCGCTCAAATCTCGCTCGCTTATCCTCGCAATCCTACCGATTTTGGTGGCTTCTATTTCTTATGAAGTCTCCGCCGCTTTGGGAGGCGGACGAATCGGACGGTGGCAGCAGATCAAGAACCCCCAAGACCCTCGGGTGCTGGAGATCGCTAAATTCGCCGTGGAGGAGCACAACAAGCAGGACGGGGCAGAATTGAAGTTTGTAAAGGTGATCAAGGGAGGGACGCAAGTTGTTTCCGGAACGAATTACAGGCTGGTTATCTCCGCTAAGGATATTGGGGCCTCGGCGCTGAAGAATTATGAGGCGGTTGTTTGGGTGAAGCCCTGGCAGAAATTCAGGCAACTCACTTCTTTCGttgaaattaaatga